The DNA region GCCGCGGTGATCCTGAGCACGTGCACCAGGATCGTGCGCCAGTACGAGCGCGGCATCGTCTTCCGCTTCGGCCGCGTGCGCCCCCACGTGCGCCAACCCGGCCTCGCGGTGCTGCTCCCGGCCGCCGATCGGCTGCAGAAGGTCAACATGCAGATCGTGACGATGCCGGTGCCAGCCCAGGACGGCATCACCCGCGACAACGTGACGGTCCGGGTCGACGCGGTCGTCTACTTCAAAGTCATCGATCCAGTCCTGGCCGTGGTGTCCGTGCAGGACTATCAGTACGCGGTGGGCCAGACCGCGCAGACCTCGCTGCGGTCGATCATCGGCAAGAGCGACCTCGACGACCTGCTGTCCAACCGCGAACGGCTCAACCAGGGCCTGGAGATGATGATCGACAGCCCCGCCCTGGAGTGGGGGATCCACATCGACCGCGTCGAGATCAAGGACGTCGCGCTGCCGGAGTCGATGAAGCGGTCCATGTCCCGCCAGGCCGAGGCCGAACGCGAGCGCCGCGCCAGGGTCATCTCCGCCGATGGCGAACTCCAGGCCTCGCACAAGCTCGCCGAGGCCGCCAGGACCATGGCCGACACCCCCGCCGCGCTGCAGCTGCGCCTGCTGGAGACGGTGGTGGAGGTCGCCGCGGAGAAGAACTCGACGCTGGTGCTGCCCTTCCCGGTCGAGCTGCTCCGGTTCCTGGAGGCCGCGTCCAGTAATCGGTTCGTTACCGATCCCGGAGGACACGGAAAGGTCACGGAGCAGGTCAACGACGTCACGGGACGTGAAAGGTTGTCGTGACATAACGCACAGATCACGGCCGGAGCTTGCTTTGACCCCCACCCGGCAGGCGACGCTAGGGGCATGGGTAGACACCGCGACACCTCATCGGAGGGCCGAAGTCTTCTGAGCCTGTTCGGCGGACGCCGCCGCCAGGCCGACGACCTCTTCGACCGCAGCTTCCGCTCCTGCGACGGCTGTGGGGCCGACGTGTACATCCTCGCCGAGGAGTGCCGCGGCTGCGGCGACCGGCTGGTGCTGCGCGCGGGCTGAGTGGTCCTGCGCACTTCTGTGCCGCGAACGGGCGTTAACCAGTAGATACTCCTGGGTAACTCAAGTGCCGTCTCGCCTAGGGAGCTCGCATGGCCCGCCTCGCCCAGACCGCCGGACTGACTGACGTCCAGCGGGAGATCCTGTCCACGGTCAAGGACTTCGTGGACAAGGAGATCATCCCGCACGCGCAGGCCTTGGAGCACGCGGACGAGTACCCGACCGACATCGTCGAGGGCATGAAGGAGATGGGCCTGTTCGGGCTCACCATCCCGGAGGAGTACGGCGGTCTCGGCGAGTCGCTGCTCACCTACGCGCTGGTCGTCGAGCAGATCGCCCGCGGCTGGATGAGCGTGTCGGGTGTCATCAACACCCACTTCATCGTCGCCCACATGGTCAAGCAGCACGGCACGGACGCGCAGAAGGCGCACTACCTGCCGAAGATGGCGACCGGCGAGGTCCGCGGCTCGTTCTCCATGTCCGAGCCGGACCTGGGCTCCGACGTCGCCGCGATCAAGACCCGCGCCAAGCGCGATGGCGACGACTACGTCATCAACGGCGCCAAGATGTGGCTGACCAACGGCGGCTCGTCGAACCTGATCGCCCTGCTCGCCAAGACCGACGAGGGCGCCGACAAGCCCTACCAGAACCTCACCACGTTCCTCGTGGACAAGCCGTCCGGGTTCGGTGAGGTCGTTCCCGGGCTCACCATCCCCGGCAAGATCGACAAGATGGGCTACAAGGGCGTCGACACCACCGAGGCCGTGTTCGACGGCTTCCGCATCGGCGCCGACAAGGTCCTCGGCGAGGCGCCCGGCAAGGGCTTCTCGTACATGATGGACGGCGTCGAGGTCGGCCGCGTGAACGTCGCCGCCCGCGCCTGCGGCATCGCGATCCGCGCGTTCGAGCTGGCAGTAGAGTACGCCCAGCAGCGCAGGACCTTCGGCAAGGCCATCGCCGAGCACCAGGCCATCGCCTTCAAGCTCGCCGAGATGGCCACCAAGGTCGAGGCCGCCCACCTGATGATGGTCAACGCCGCGCGCCTGAAGGACTCGGGCGAGCGCAACGACGTCGAGGCGGGCATGGCCAAGCTCATCGCCTCGGAGTACTGCGCCGAGGTCACCCAGGAGTCCTTCCGCATCCACGGCGGCTACGGCTACTCCAAGGAGTACGAGATCGAGCGCCTCATGCGCGAGGCCCCGTTCCTGCTCATCGGCGAGGGCACCAGCGAGATCCAGAAGACCATCATCTCGCGCGGCCTGCTCCGGGAGTACAAGTCACGCGGCTAGTGGTGTGTCCATGAGCGTTGTCGGGCTATCGGCGGATCCAGGTTTCCGCTGGGCGTGCCGCCGGAATGCCGCTCGTACTGGGGTGTACTTGGGCGTTTCGGCGGTGCGGCCTGCGGGAAGCTGGGCCGTCGAGAGCCTGGCAACGATCGTGGACACACCACTGGCTTGAAATTCCGAGGACGCGCACTACCTGGCAAGATGGAGGGATGACCGCGTTCTCGGGCTCCTCGCGAGCCAATCAGGGTCTGCCCAAGGTGCCGACACCGCCCAGCGGCTGGCCGATCGGGTCCTACGGCACCTACCAGGAGGCCCACCGCGCGGTGGAGCACCTGGCGGGCAATGAGTTCCCGGTCGAGGAAGTGACCATCGTCGGGGTCGACCTGATGCTGGTGGAGCGCGTCATCGGCAAGCTGAGCTGGCCGAAGGTGCTCGGCACCGGCGCGCTGTCAGGTGCCTGGTTCGGCCTGTTCGTCGGCCTGCTGCTTGGGCTGTTCAGCCAGCAGCAGGCCTCGTTCGCGCCGATCCTCGTCGGCCTGTCCGCGGGCGTGGTGTTCGGCCTGGTCTTCGCCGCCGTCGGCTACGCGAGCACGCGCGGCCGCGGCCGGGAGATCGCCTCGGCCACCCAGCTGGTCGCGGGCCGCTACGACGTCCTCGCCCAGCCGCGCAACGCCGAGAAGGCCCGCGACCTGCTGGCCAAGCTCGCCATGGGCCCCGGCGGGCTGAGCTAGCCCGAATCGCGGCCTGCTCGGCAGACCCCGCGACAACCTGACCTACGCGGGCCTGTGGACAACTGTTTGCCCGCTTGCCGATCTTTCTCCACCCTGGACACCAGGCGCCTCGACTGGCGAGGCGCCTGAGGGAACAGGGGAATGTCCTTATGCGCACCATCTTTCGCGCCGCGCTCGCCGTCCTGCTCGCACTGTCCACAGTGCTCGGTCTCGGCGCCGCCGCCACGGCGGATCCACTCCCGTGTGACGCGGGCGAGCTGTGCCTGTGGTCCGAGCCGAACTTCGGTGGGGAACTGATAGTCCTGACGCTGTCGGATACGGGAGTGGAGGAGTGCGTGCCGTTGTCGGAGGACATCGGCGTGCGGTCGTTCATCAACCGGCTGAGCATGCCGACGACGGTCTATCAGGATCAGGAATGCTCGACCGATGGCGAGTTCGACACATATCCAGGCAGCGGCACATTCGTCCCGTCGGCGCCGTTCACCGTCCGGGCGGTACAGATCTGGACACTGTGATGACAGCCTGCCGCGGACCCGCGTACGTCAACGAGATCGCTGTCGCTCAGTGGCGACGGTCGCGGAGGGCGGTGATCACCTCGTCGTCCCAGCGGTGGGTCCGGATGAGCCGGTAGCGCTCGGCGATCACCCACAGGTATGCCTCGGCCTCGGTCTGGGTGTCGATCATCCCGGCCTGCCGGAGCATCGTGGTCACGGGCACGAACTCCTCGGCGTACCACCGCGCGGCGACGGTTTGCCGGTCGAGGAACGCCCGCTCGTCCTGCATGAGCCGGAAGCCCCACGCCTCCACCGCCTCCGACAGTTCCGCGTAGTCCCACGGCGCGGTCAGGTTGATCGCCGCCCGCGCCTCGCCCCGTAGGGGAACGCGGTCGAGGAAGATCCGCCGGTAGTCCTTGACGATCAGGTCACCCCGATACCGGATCCCGGCCGCCGACACCCGAGTGACGATCTCGGTGACGTACGCGTCGATCGTCTTCAAGTCCAGCGCGTGCGCCACCGAGACCCGATGGTGCCCGTCCGAGACGAAATGGAGGTCCCCCACGCGATAGACCTCGATAGGCGGAATCGCCTCCCCCCGACGCTGCGCGAGAGCCAGCCGTTCCCAGCGCTCGCGGGCCCGCCCTGAGGTAGGCCGGAAGCGGCGGTCGAAGTCCCGGGTCCGATCCACGCTCCCGACGATCGAGTCGAGCGGGATCACCCGCAGCCCGAGCCGCTTCTCCCCGGTACGCCCCAACGCGCCCACGACCTCGTCGAACGGCAACATGATGTTGACGTCATCCGGCTCCCGACGCAGCCACGCCCCAAGCCGGGAGAGCACCTGGCGCCTGCGCATCCGCAGGAAGTCGTTCTCCGCGTCGGCATGGGGAAACCCGGTATCACGCGCCACGGCTACCTCCACTCGGTGATGATCGTCGGTACGGCCACCCACACCGAACGGACCGCGACGCCCATGGGTTTCGATGATGGGACTCGCTGGCCGGCTACTGCCGCGGCTGTTCGGCTGCCGGGGTTCGATCACGAGTGTCTCGTCCGAACGCGCGGGTGCGTTCATGGCTTGTCGGTGGGGGCGGGGATGTCGAGGATCCGGTAGCCGACCGTGTTGATCACTCGTGTATCGCCCACCACCCGGTCCGGAACGGGTTCCCCGTGCGGATGGATGTGGCCGTGCGGCATCACGGTCGGCCGCAGCTCGCGCAAAAGTCGTGTGCAGGCAGGCGAAGCCTCGGTGCGGCGGGTCCTCCCGGTCGCCGAGGTGGCGCGGCGGGCCATCTGGCGTTCGGCCCACTGGTTGGGGCCGCCGTTGTAGTGGATCGAGCCGCCCAGGCCCGCTATGCGCAGGCCGTCGACGTCGGCGACGCGGCAGTCGACGTTCACCGCGCCGGTTGGCCCAGGCCAGTCGGTGGGGACGCCGGCGGTTGTCCACAGGCCGCGGGAGGAGGTGTAGCCCGAGAGGTCGACATCGTGGTTGCCTGGTACGAACACGCACGGACGGTCGAGCGCACCTTCGGCATCGCCCGAGCGTACGTCCGTTCAGGTATCGATGTGATGGTGGGAAACGAGATGTGGCGGGGGGAGGGAACTGTTGTACCGCGCCGTGCGTCGGAACGGCTAACGTGATCGTCGGATGCGATCGTCTTCGGGCGGTCACAGTCACGAGCGGTGGAGAACGCCTTGCCACCGAGGGGAGTTCGTGCGATGGACAGTGGGCAGCAGGCGGGAGACCGGTACGTCACGGGTGGCGTGAACTGGGACTCCTACTCGCTGGAGGCGCTCGTGGCGATGGTCGCCGAGAACGCGAGTGCCCCCCAGCTGGAACGGCTGGCCGACGACTGGCGGGCCGCCGGGTCCGAGGTCACCGACGCGTCGAGTGTGCTGGCGGGCGCGCTTGAGGACCTGATGCATTACTGGTCCGGTGCCGCGGCCGAACAGGCGCGGCAGGACGTCGCGCTCAACGCGCGCTGGGTGGGCGACTTGGGGGAGACCGCCCGCCAGATCGGCGATCCGGTGCAGGAGGCCGCGGGCGCGCTCAAGGCCGCGCAGGACGCCATGCCCCAGATTCCACCGCCGCTGCCGGTCGACCGGGCCCTGGCCGTCGACAACGCCGAGCGGGGTCTCGCGGCGGGTGGTCCCCTCGCCGCCGCCATCAACGGCACGGCCGCGGGCGCCGACAGCGCCTTCGCCGCCGAACAGGAACAGACCAAACTCAAAGCCGTCGCCGTCGAGGCCATGAAGCGCTTCGAGGGCGCCGCCCTCGGCATCGACGCCGCGACACCCCGCTTCGAGGGCCCCGACACCCAGCTCCCCCCGCCGACCACCACCCCACCGGTCACCCGGCCGCCCACCTGGAACGACGTCTCCTACGTCACCGACGTAGTACTCCGCTGGACCTCCCTGACCGGCGGCGAGCCCACCACCAGCGCCCAGGGCTACGACAGCCCCACCGACTCCCGCGGCACGGGCGGCGCCGGATCGGGTGGCGGTTTCGCAGGCGGCGGCTTCGGCGGCGGAGGTGGCGGTCTCAGCGGAGGCAGCGCGGGCGCGGCCTCCGGCCGACCGCTGCAACCCGGCATGGCCACCGGCCTCACGGAGGCCCTCAGCTCGGGCGCCAAACCCGCGGGCGTGCCCGGCGCGGGCGCGGGCGCGGCCGCCGCCTCGGCGGGCCACGGGGGCATGGGCATGGGCGGCATGCCGATGGGAGGCATGGGCGCGGGCGGTGCGGGCGCGGGCGACCAGGGCGAACACCGCAGGCGCTACCCGTTCGACGCCGAAGACCCGTTCGCGTTGGACCAGAAGGCATCGCCGCCCGTGATCGGGCTGTAAGGGGAGCACAAGAGCATGCGAGAAGAGTTCCTGCGCGAGTCCCTGATCGAGGAGCGACTCCGCGAAGCCGAGCCACACGCCTCAGAGTTCGACACACCGCCGCCGATGCCCACCCCGCAGCCCCCACCCCCACCATTGCCGACGCCGGTTCCGCCCACCCCCACCCCAGAACCATTCCCAGCGCCAGCGCCGGCACCGGCACCGATGCCGGTCCCGCCCGTCCCGGCACCACCGGCGCCTGCCCCGGCTCCGGTCACACCCGCCCCCGCCCCCGCCCCCGCCCCCGCCCCCGCACCGGTTCCGCCGCCTGCCCCGCCCGCACCCGCGCCAGTCCCGGCGCCGGATCCGTCGAACCAGGTCCCCAAGGACCTTCCGTACCCGCCCAGCAAAGGCACGTTGCCGCCCGACACCCCGGGACACCCCGAACCAGGCACCGGTGGCCCTGGCTCAGGTGGCCCTGGCTCCGGCGGCCCGGGAACCGGTGGTCCCGGCCCGGGTGGGCCTGGTTCTGGCGGGCCGGGAACTGGTGGTCCCGGTGCCGGTGATCCGGGGGCCGGTGGGCCTGGGACTGGTGGCCCTGGGACTGGTGGTCCCGGTGCTGGTGGGCCTGGAGTTGGTGGGCCTGGTTCTGGCGGGCCGGGAACTGGTGGTCCCGGTGCCGGTGATCCGGGGGCCGGTGGGCCTGGGACTGGTGGCCCTGGGACTGGTGGGCCAGGAGCCGGTGGGCCTGGCGCTGGTGGTCCGGGTGGGCCCGAGGCGGGCGGTCCCGGCACTGGTGGTCCTGGGGCAGGTGGCCCTGGATCCGGTGGGCCTGGCGCTGGTGGTCCTGGTGCTGGTGGTCCCGGTGCTGGTGGAGGGTCGACAGAGCCCACCGCGGGCGGGCCTGGCCCGGGTGCGGGCGACCCAGCCGGTCCCGGCGCGGGTGGGGGAGCCGACGGGCCCACGAACGGCGGTCCCGCTCAGTCGCCCGGCTTCTGGGACGTCGACCCAGACAAGGTCAACGGCTTCGCCCTCGCCGTCACCTCCGCCAGGTTCGGGCTCGCGGCCGTGCAGACGCGGGTCGAGCGGATGCAGGGCGACGACTACACCCCCAAACTCGGCACCAGCCCCGTCGGGCAGCAGCTGGCCAAGAAGTTCGACGACCGCCTCAACGGGGACGAAGGGCTGCGTGGGCTGCTGGCCGAGGCGATGCGGCGGATGGACCAGTTCATCGAGAGTGCCGAGAAGGTCCGCGACTCGTACCGCGAGAGCGAGGACCTGGCTCAGGACTCGATCAAGCGTGCCGACCGGCCGCAGGGTGGCTGACGTGGTCGATCTTCGCACTGAGGCGGGCGGGTGGCTGCATCCCGCCGAGATCGATCTCCTGTGCACCTTCGGCGAGGTGGCCCCGCCCTATCCGCTCCGGGTGCGTTCGCTGGGCGCGTCGATGGAGGATCAGCGCGACGTCTTCCGGACCGCGCGGTCGCGGTTGGCCGAGCGTGGGCTGGCCGATCACCGGGGGCCGCGGGGGGTGGCCGCCGACTTCGTGCATCTGTTGCGCGAAGGGGCAGGCGCGCTCGACATGTTGGTCGCGCGGAAAGGATCAGCCG from Alloactinosynnema sp. L-07 includes:
- a CDS encoding peptidase inhibitor family I36 protein, giving the protein MRTIFRAALAVLLALSTVLGLGAAATADPLPCDAGELCLWSEPNFGGELIVLTLSDTGVEECVPLSEDIGVRSFINRLSMPTTVYQDQECSTDGEFDTYPGSGTFVPSAPFTVRAVQIWTL
- a CDS encoding slipin family protein — its product is MVLLYVLASALFTAAVILSTCTRIVRQYERGIVFRFGRVRPHVRQPGLAVLLPAADRLQKVNMQIVTMPVPAQDGITRDNVTVRVDAVVYFKVIDPVLAVVSVQDYQYAVGQTAQTSLRSIIGKSDLDDLLSNRERLNQGLEMMIDSPALEWGIHIDRVEIKDVALPESMKRSMSRQAEAERERRARVISADGELQASHKLAEAARTMADTPAALQLRLLETVVEVAAEKNSTLVLPFPVELLRFLEAASSNRFVTDPGGHGKVTEQVNDVTGRERLS
- a CDS encoding acyl-CoA dehydrogenase family protein, yielding MARLAQTAGLTDVQREILSTVKDFVDKEIIPHAQALEHADEYPTDIVEGMKEMGLFGLTIPEEYGGLGESLLTYALVVEQIARGWMSVSGVINTHFIVAHMVKQHGTDAQKAHYLPKMATGEVRGSFSMSEPDLGSDVAAIKTRAKRDGDDYVINGAKMWLTNGGSSNLIALLAKTDEGADKPYQNLTTFLVDKPSGFGEVVPGLTIPGKIDKMGYKGVDTTEAVFDGFRIGADKVLGEAPGKGFSYMMDGVEVGRVNVAARACGIAIRAFELAVEYAQQRRTFGKAIAEHQAIAFKLAEMATKVEAAHLMMVNAARLKDSGERNDVEAGMAKLIASEYCAEVTQESFRIHGGYGYSKEYEIERLMREAPFLLIGEGTSEIQKTIISRGLLREYKSRG
- a CDS encoding chromosome partitioning protein ParB; amino-acid sequence: MRRRQVLSRLGAWLRREPDDVNIMLPFDEVVGALGRTGEKRLGLRVIPLDSIVGSVDRTRDFDRRFRPTSGRARERWERLALAQRRGEAIPPIEVYRVGDLHFVSDGHHRVSVAHALDLKTIDAYVTEIVTRVSAAGIRYRGDLIVKDYRRIFLDRVPLRGEARAAINLTAPWDYAELSEAVEAWGFRLMQDERAFLDRQTVAARWYAEEFVPVTTMLRQAGMIDTQTEAEAYLWVIAERYRLIRTHRWDDEVITALRDRRH
- a CDS encoding general stress protein, producing the protein MTAFSGSSRANQGLPKVPTPPSGWPIGSYGTYQEAHRAVEHLAGNEFPVEEVTIVGVDLMLVERVIGKLSWPKVLGTGALSGAWFGLFVGLLLGLFSQQQASFAPILVGLSAGVVFGLVFAAVGYASTRGRGREIASATQLVAGRYDVLAQPRNAEKARDLLAKLAMGPGGLS